A portion of the Desulfopila inferna genome contains these proteins:
- a CDS encoding TetR/AcrR family transcriptional regulator — MQERERLNAEQRKPAILKAFYEVIEAVGFENASVAKVAKQAGVHASLVIHYFGSKERMVMELVDEVLLTYADLIGKLPDSGEPHKRLEELLALIWSREWHEAVSFSVIFSFLALSQRDERVMSRLHTLYERYDRYLREQVRFFADAGVIRVANPEAAAQGLISLSEGSHYFCRFHIENGTFSEHCRNMIVVAKKILGVIEQ; from the coding sequence ATGCAAGAGCGTGAGAGACTGAATGCAGAACAAAGAAAGCCTGCAATACTAAAGGCTTTTTATGAAGTTATCGAGGCTGTTGGATTTGAAAATGCTTCGGTTGCCAAGGTCGCAAAACAAGCGGGAGTGCATGCAAGCCTTGTTATTCACTACTTTGGTTCAAAGGAACGCATGGTAATGGAGTTAGTGGACGAAGTACTTCTGACTTACGCGGACCTGATAGGTAAACTGCCAGATAGCGGAGAACCGCACAAGAGGCTTGAAGAGTTGCTGGCGTTGATCTGGAGCCGTGAATGGCATGAAGCTGTCAGTTTTTCGGTAATTTTTTCATTTCTTGCCTTAAGCCAGAGGGATGAAAGGGTGATGAGCCGTTTGCATACACTTTATGAGAGGTATGACAGGTACCTACGTGAACAGGTACGTTTTTTTGCAGATGCCGGTGTCATTCGGGTGGCTAACCCGGAGGCTGCGGCACAGGGACTCATATCCCTTTCAGAAGGTTCACATTATTTTTGCAGGTTTCATATTGAAAACGGCACCTTTAGTGAACACTGTAGAAACATGATAGTGGTGGCGAAAAAGATTTTGGGAGTCATTGAACAATGA
- a CDS encoding flavin reductase family protein — MKTSIGPDTLAYPNPIWCVGSYDKEDKPNVMTIAWGGICCSKPAAVTISLRKATYTYGSIMERKAYTISVPSEKYVAEADYFGIASGKNTDKFKDTGLTPTRSEVVDAPYVDEFPLILECKVIHTLEIGLHTQFIGEIMDIKVDQEALNSKNQPMMEKVAPFVFGYGIREYWSLDKVIGQSFNIGKKFSK; from the coding sequence ATGAAAACATCGATAGGTCCCGACACATTGGCATATCCCAATCCAATCTGGTGTGTTGGCAGTTACGATAAGGAAGACAAACCTAATGTTATGACTATAGCCTGGGGAGGTATTTGTTGCTCAAAACCGGCGGCAGTAACCATCTCGCTTCGCAAGGCCACTTATACCTATGGCTCAATAATGGAGCGCAAGGCCTATACAATCAGTGTTCCTTCAGAAAAATATGTGGCGGAAGCCGACTATTTCGGAATTGCCTCCGGGAAAAATACCGACAAATTTAAAGACACAGGCCTGACTCCAACGCGCTCGGAAGTGGTTGATGCTCCGTACGTCGATGAATTCCCGCTCATTCTCGAATGTAAAGTCATCCACACCCTTGAAATCGGCTTGCACACGCAGTTCATAGGGGAAATCATGGATATCAAGGTTGATCAGGAAGCCTTGAACTCAAAAAATCAGCCAATGATGGAAAAAGTCGCTCCTTTTGTGTTTGGTTATGGTATCCGAGAATACTGGTCTCTTGATAAAGTTATTGGTCAAAGCTTTAATATCGGCAAGAAATTCAGCAAATAA
- the ahr gene encoding NADPH-dependent aldehyde reductase Ahr: MIKAYAVHEPKGELKPFEYDPGPLKDDEVEIDVEFCGICHSDISMIDNEWGITQYPLVPGHEVVGTISSAGSKVDHLKIGDVVGLGWQSGYCMTCDSCLSGDHNLCSAAEQTIVAHHGGFADKVRASAASVVKLPDRLDKESAGPLFCGGITVFNPLIQFGIKPTDKVGVIGIGGLGHLALQFLNAWGCEVTAFTSSEEKKKEVLELGAHKAINSRNPSEIESAAGQFDFILSTVNVKLDWNTYLGTLQAKGRLHFVGATLEPLDIAVFPLIMGQRSLSGSPVGSPGNIAKMLNFAAQHNITPVIEKYQFADINEAIARLRSGKAHFRVVLCR; encoded by the coding sequence ATGATTAAAGCATATGCAGTTCATGAGCCCAAAGGAGAACTCAAACCGTTTGAATATGATCCCGGTCCATTAAAGGATGATGAGGTCGAAATTGATGTTGAATTTTGCGGAATTTGCCACAGCGATATATCAATGATTGATAATGAATGGGGCATTACCCAATATCCTCTTGTGCCGGGCCATGAGGTCGTCGGCACCATATCTTCTGCGGGAAGCAAAGTAGATCACCTTAAAATTGGAGACGTTGTTGGTTTGGGTTGGCAATCAGGTTACTGCATGACCTGCGATTCCTGTCTCTCCGGTGATCATAATTTATGCTCAGCTGCAGAACAAACAATTGTCGCTCATCATGGAGGTTTTGCAGATAAGGTTCGGGCCAGTGCAGCGAGTGTTGTCAAACTTCCCGATAGGCTCGATAAGGAGAGTGCCGGCCCTCTTTTCTGTGGCGGAATCACAGTATTCAACCCGCTCATTCAATTTGGCATTAAGCCGACTGACAAGGTGGGTGTGATCGGAATTGGTGGTCTGGGGCACTTGGCACTACAATTTTTAAATGCCTGGGGCTGCGAGGTTACCGCCTTTACCTCAAGTGAAGAAAAGAAAAAAGAAGTTCTTGAGTTAGGTGCGCATAAGGCAATTAATTCCCGCAATCCTTCTGAAATTGAATCGGCTGCAGGCCAGTTCGATTTCATCTTATCGACTGTCAATGTGAAGCTTGACTGGAATACCTATCTCGGAACCCTACAGGCAAAAGGACGCTTACATTTTGTCGGTGCAACCCTGGAACCACTGGACATAGCTGTGTTCCCTCTGATTATGGGACAGCGGTCATTGTCAGGTTCTCCCGTTGGCAGTCCCGGAAATATAGCAAAAATGCTTAATTTCGCTGCCCAGCATAACATTACCCCGGTTATAGAGAAGTACCAGTTTGCTGATATCAACGAAGCCATTGCACGTTTAAGGAGCGGCAAGGCACATTTTCGTGTTGTACTCTGTCGATAA
- a CDS encoding IS5 family transposase (programmed frameshift): MYKYNLKQLELPQFALPFQGELSGDNKWVKMAAFIPWEEFEERYKQNFSNTGIGHPALSVRMALAALIIKEELGASDRSCVEQITENPYHQYFCGLKAFVTDPPFDASMFVHFRKRFPADVLRQVNNVIAAKMHERQDRPEDPQPPKSDTKGGTANQLPLNNGQLMVDATCTPADITFPTDIKLLNKAREKSEQLIDELHHALGKGHKKPRTYRRRARKQFLSVAKDKRMSRQKIRKCLRQQLGYLRRNLGSIDRLAKDTGLCGLSARRYKELLVISEVFRQQQWRYDNRSRRIVDRIVSISQPHVRPIKRGKAAADTEFGAKVSISLVDGVSFVDTISWDNFNEGGDLIAQIESYRERFGCYPKSVHADKIYRYRDNRQYCKKRGIRLSGPRLGRPPIVTESNAQALKAAEQQARQDEIDRNAVEGKFGQGKRRYSLSRIMTKLSCTSETAIMVSFLVMNLSRWLTTFIFFIFSKIKSYFLYFAVALPRYIWPMCRFAKQ; encoded by the exons ATGTATAAATACAATCTGAAACAGCTTGAGCTCCCTCAATTCGCTTTGCCTTTTCAAGGAGAACTCTCCGGCGACAATAAATGGGTGAAAATGGCAGCGTTCATACCTTGGGAAGAGTTCGAAGAACGCTACAAACAAAACTTCTCCAACACTGGCATCGGCCATCCTGCGCTCTCTGTCAGAATGGCTCTTGCCGCCCTCATCATCAAAGAAGAATTGGGTGCCAGTGACAGGTCATGCGTAGAGCAGATCACGGAGAATCCATACCACCAGTACTTTTGCGGACTCAAGGCCTTCGTAACAGATCCGCCCTTCGATGCCTCCATGTTCGTCCATTTTCGTAAACGCTTCCCGGCAGATGTGCTGCGCCAGGTCAACAATGTCATTGCTGCGAAGATGCATGAGAGGCAGGATCGACCTGAAGATCCTCAGCCTCCAAAAAGCGATACAAAAGGCGGTACCGCCAATCAACTCCCTCTCAATAATGGTCAGTTGATGGTCGATGCAACGTGTACTCCCGCTGATATCACCTTCCCGACTGATATCAAACTGCTCAACAAAGCTCGTGAGAAGAGTGAGCAGCTCATTGAT GAGCTGCATCATGCCCTAGGAAAGGGCCATAAAAAACCACGCACATATCGTCGGCGTGCCAGAAAACAATTTCTCTCCGTTGCCAAAGACAAACGGATGAGCCGGCAAAAGATACGCAAGTGCCTTCGTCAGCAGTTGGGGTATCTTCGGCGCAATCTGGGATCCATCGATCGCCTGGCCAAGGACACCGGGCTTTGCGGCCTTAGCGCCCGCCGTTACAAGGAACTGCTGGTCATCTCGGAAGTGTTCCGCCAGCAGCAATGGAGGTATGACAATCGCAGCCGTCGCATTGTTGACCGCATCGTCAGCATCAGCCAACCGCATGTTCGGCCCATAAAGCGGGGCAAGGCTGCAGCGGACACCGAATTTGGAGCCAAGGTCAGTATCAGTCTGGTTGACGGTGTGAGTTTCGTTGACACAATCAGCTGGGACAACTTCAACGAAGGTGGTGATCTCATCGCCCAAATCGAATCATACCGGGAACGTTTCGGCTGCTACCCAAAGTCAGTTCATGCCGACAAAATCTATCGCTACCGGGACAATCGCCAATATTGCAAGAAAAGAGGAATCAGATTATCCGGTCCCAGGCTGGGTCGACCACCAATAGTAACCGAGAGCAACGCTCAAGCCTTGAAAGCAGCAGAACAACAAGCCAGGCAGGATGAAATCGACAGAAATGCAGTCGAAGGTAAGTTTGGTCAAGGGAAGCGGCGCTACAGTCTTAGCCGCATTATGACCAAGCTCTCCTGCACCAGTGAGACCGCCATAATGGTAAGCTTTTTGGTTATGAACCTGAGCAGGTGGCTGACCACCTTTATTTTTTTTATTTTTTCAAAGATCAAGAGCTATTTTCTCTATTTTGCGGTCGCATTGCCAAGATATATTTGGCCCATGTGCAGGTTCGCAAAACAATAG
- a CDS encoding acetyl-CoA hydrolase/transferase C-terminal domain-containing protein — MMNGKTGVIYNDVEKSVDDVLDYMGNEINFAMTLALGKPILFINELYRRAKEDPTIKLNIVTALALERPRFKSEIEKRFMGPLVDRIFKGTPEFHYMHDFRTGKLPKNIEIYEFFNKAGGYMETPEAQRNHLNSNYTHVVRDAMDFGCNVFGQLISCREINGKMMYSMGCNTDICIEAIKEMHKIRAKGGKVAIIGEVNTRLPFMYGDAVFAGDHYDMLLQGPEFNYPLFGPPKESVSLRDHAIGLHVSALVKDGGTLQVGIGALGDAIAAGLSMRQNQNEEYNRVLKATGITDKYPDLINKIGGTGKFEQGLYGSSEMFVDAFFQLYKSGVLKRKVYDSIPIMKLINAGKLAVDEIPADIIELLIEIKGIHAVLKEKHFNMLSEYGILKEGLKFENGYIIDGNTRVSADFTRPENVAAMKPLLGSQLKHGKVILGAFFIGPRAFYNALNSMSEEERKQFGMSGVDKVNQLYGNEELRTLQRKDGRFVNAGMMVNVFGAITSDALDCGRVVSGIGGQYNFVSMAHALPDGRLIMMIRSTRNSSQRIQSNIIYNFGHTTIPKHLRDIIVTEYGIADVRGKPDSKIIEEILKITDSRFQDELIKKAKLHGKLPPNFELAPEYRQNFPEKLDAMLKPFQADGHLASFPFGTDFTTEEITIGGSLKALAAKKKPLIIKGLVTELFRPVPPRAKPYLKRMQLDRPKTGKEKIMRKVVLSAMRAHGKI; from the coding sequence ATGATGAACGGAAAGACAGGTGTGATTTACAATGACGTAGAAAAAAGTGTTGATGATGTCCTTGATTACATGGGCAACGAGATCAATTTTGCCATGACTCTCGCCCTGGGAAAGCCTATTTTATTCATCAATGAGCTGTATAGAAGGGCAAAAGAAGACCCGACGATTAAGCTGAACATTGTCACCGCCCTCGCCCTGGAACGGCCGAGATTCAAAAGCGAAATTGAAAAAAGATTTATGGGACCTCTTGTCGACCGAATATTCAAAGGGACACCGGAATTTCACTATATGCATGACTTCCGCACCGGAAAGCTCCCAAAAAATATTGAGATTTATGAATTTTTCAACAAAGCCGGCGGCTACATGGAGACACCTGAAGCGCAGAGAAACCACCTGAATTCGAACTACACGCATGTTGTGCGCGATGCAATGGATTTCGGTTGTAATGTTTTCGGCCAGCTGATCTCATGCCGTGAAATAAACGGTAAGATGATGTACTCCATGGGTTGCAATACCGATATTTGCATTGAAGCAATAAAAGAAATGCATAAGATCAGGGCAAAAGGCGGCAAGGTCGCTATTATTGGCGAAGTGAATACCAGGTTGCCATTTATGTATGGCGATGCGGTGTTTGCAGGGGACCATTATGATATGCTTCTCCAAGGGCCTGAGTTCAACTATCCTTTGTTCGGACCACCTAAAGAATCTGTAAGCCTCAGGGATCATGCAATCGGTCTTCATGTCAGCGCTTTGGTGAAAGACGGCGGAACTCTTCAGGTCGGGATCGGCGCTCTTGGCGATGCCATTGCCGCCGGTTTAAGCATGAGACAGAACCAAAATGAAGAATACAACAGAGTGTTGAAGGCGACAGGTATAACCGACAAATACCCTGATCTGATCAACAAAATAGGAGGAACCGGCAAATTTGAACAGGGGCTTTACGGGTCCTCCGAGATGTTTGTTGATGCCTTTTTCCAGCTTTACAAGAGCGGCGTATTGAAGCGGAAAGTATATGACAGCATACCTATTATGAAACTGATAAACGCAGGGAAACTCGCTGTTGACGAAATACCCGCCGATATTATCGAACTCCTCATAGAAATCAAAGGCATACACGCTGTATTAAAAGAAAAACATTTTAACATGCTCTCTGAATACGGCATCCTCAAGGAGGGGCTGAAATTCGAAAACGGCTACATTATCGATGGCAATACCAGGGTCTCCGCTGATTTCACCCGTCCAGAAAACGTTGCGGCGATGAAACCTCTTCTGGGAAGTCAACTTAAACACGGCAAGGTGATACTTGGTGCATTCTTCATCGGACCTCGTGCCTTCTATAACGCACTTAACTCCATGAGCGAAGAAGAGAGAAAGCAGTTTGGCATGTCCGGGGTTGATAAAGTAAATCAGCTCTATGGCAATGAGGAACTCCGTACACTGCAGAGAAAAGACGGCCGCTTTGTAAACGCCGGAATGATGGTAAATGTTTTCGGTGCCATCACTTCAGATGCGCTTGATTGTGGGCGGGTGGTAAGCGGTATCGGAGGGCAATATAATTTTGTCTCCATGGCCCACGCGCTTCCGGACGGTCGGCTTATCATGATGATACGAAGCACTAGAAATTCCAGCCAACGAATCCAGTCTAACATAATATATAATTTCGGCCATACCACGATTCCGAAGCATCTCAGGGACATAATTGTAACCGAATATGGTATTGCCGATGTCAGAGGAAAACCGGACTCCAAAATCATTGAAGAAATATTGAAAATAACAGATTCGCGTTTTCAGGACGAGCTGATTAAGAAAGCAAAACTTCATGGGAAGCTACCCCCAAATTTCGAGCTTGCGCCAGAGTACAGACAGAATTTTCCAGAGAAACTTGATGCGATGCTGAAACCTTTCCAGGCCGACGGTCACCTTGCATCCTTTCCATTCGGAACCGATTTTACAACTGAAGAAATAACCATCGGCGGCTCACTCAAAGCGTTGGCGGCAAAGAAAAAACCTCTCATTATCAAAGGCCTTGTCACAGAGTTGTTCAGGCCCGTTCCTCCTCGGGCAAAACCATACCTGAAAAGAATGCAACTCGATAGACCGAAAACGGGCAAAGAGAAGATAATGCGCAAAGTTGTACTCTCAGCCATGAGGGCTCACGGAAAAATATAA
- a CDS encoding hotdog domain-containing protein has product MKKTFRGWSNLIHGGILSTMLDETMSWAVIKFTGKFMLTRSMTVTFKKPVHVGSALTAIGYVKKQSSERKAEVVAEIRDEDGDICAVSEGDFALFSKKHFLRMGIMPEEDIEAMASAISD; this is encoded by the coding sequence GTGAAAAAGACGTTTCGCGGCTGGAGCAACCTTATCCATGGTGGAATTCTTTCGACGATGCTTGATGAGACGATGAGCTGGGCAGTGATTAAGTTCACCGGAAAATTCATGCTCACCCGGTCAATGACAGTTACATTTAAAAAACCGGTGCATGTGGGGTCGGCACTGACCGCAATCGGTTACGTCAAAAAACAGAGCAGTGAACGCAAAGCCGAGGTCGTGGCTGAGATCCGGGATGAGGATGGTGATATCTGCGCTGTCTCGGAAGGTGATTTTGCCCTGTTTTCCAAGAAACATTTTCTGCGAATGGGGATCATGCCGGAGGAGGATATCGAGGCAATGGCGTCAGCGATATCAGATTGA
- a CDS encoding PAS domain S-box protein encodes MNNNRSNSELLEEIAEKNRLFLDISQRLDNLHHLLNDMSEGFGVIEIIPGSDGKILDFRLLEINETLGRLLKVSPKDIHGIPLLQLLPDVDSSWLEVFGDVVAHQRPAQFEKYSFYFEKWFKVQASCAGPGLLNFLLVDITASKQAEQELAQNRLLLGQADLLSLSGAWEWRIVTDQFSFTPGWLSIHGCKKAPRTLDEIMASTHPDDRTALMDELENARKSFDHYSIEYRIIRQDNGKVRYVHGYGKLVRDPSGEIAGVLGITRDITEQKLSEKATQRQNILKSGINSIFAAVVKSADDKEFATTCLSVVEKVTESPLSLLAEIGSDGLLRDIAASNPTWEKCSLVNPQDSKKATRLPHTHGLYASVYTQDSGFLTNDPVSHPDSKGVSPGHPELQCFMTAPLQVHGITTGMISVANRYGGYTEEDLAVLKTLARVISDSLSRWRAERALVDGENRYRNLFMNSPDAIFVNQEDKITLVNNACIRLFGAQQADDLLGRSPYELYHPDYHEKLRERIYKLRKLHESLPPYETKIVRLDGVSVDVEITSDGYLFGNSRNIHVILRNISENKRAAEELKRSNKELEEFAYAISHDLQEPIRSIIGFLQLFDAKFHDRVDEQGLMYIDRTIAASHRMKKLIENLLSLSRVSTKGGDFLPTELNHVVGIVIENLHSTINEKNAKIIYQDLPVLTVDASQIQRLFQNLIANAVKYNTNHTPMVEIGCRPAENGYEFFVKDNGIGIQQNYQERIFLAFQRLHTDREYEGIGMGLTLCKKIVKRHYGRIWVESQPGEGSTFYFTLAASLGG; translated from the coding sequence ATGAATAATAACAGATCCAATTCTGAGCTATTAGAGGAAATAGCCGAGAAAAACCGGCTGTTCCTGGATATTTCCCAGCGGCTCGACAACCTGCACCACCTGCTGAACGATATGAGTGAGGGATTCGGGGTGATCGAAATCATCCCCGGCTCAGACGGCAAGATTCTGGATTTTCGCCTCCTTGAAATCAACGAAACCCTCGGCCGCCTGCTCAAAGTTTCCCCAAAAGACATTCATGGCATACCCCTTCTGCAACTTCTGCCGGATGTAGATTCAAGCTGGCTGGAAGTGTTTGGCGATGTTGTTGCACATCAGAGACCTGCCCAATTCGAGAAGTACAGTTTTTATTTTGAAAAATGGTTCAAGGTGCAGGCTTCCTGCGCCGGTCCGGGCCTGTTGAATTTCCTCCTCGTAGATATCACTGCAAGCAAGCAGGCAGAACAGGAACTTGCTCAAAATCGCCTGCTTCTCGGCCAGGCAGACCTGCTCTCCCTCTCTGGTGCATGGGAATGGAGAATTGTAACTGATCAATTTTCTTTCACTCCAGGGTGGCTGTCTATCCACGGCTGCAAGAAGGCTCCGCGAACACTCGATGAAATTATGGCATCGACTCATCCGGATGATCGCACAGCTCTAATGGATGAGTTGGAGAATGCACGAAAAAGTTTTGATCATTATTCCATAGAGTACCGCATCATTCGCCAGGATAACGGCAAGGTACGTTACGTTCACGGATATGGAAAGCTGGTCAGAGATCCTTCCGGGGAGATAGCCGGGGTTTTGGGGATCACGAGAGACATCACTGAACAAAAGCTGTCAGAAAAAGCAACTCAACGGCAAAATATACTGAAGAGCGGAATCAATAGTATTTTCGCTGCGGTCGTCAAAAGTGCCGATGACAAGGAATTCGCCACAACCTGTCTCTCGGTTGTCGAGAAGGTGACCGAGAGCCCTCTCTCCTTGCTCGCTGAGATCGGCTCGGATGGATTACTACGGGATATAGCCGCTTCTAATCCCACATGGGAAAAATGCTCTTTGGTTAACCCGCAGGATTCCAAAAAGGCAACTCGGCTGCCGCATACCCATGGTCTTTATGCCAGTGTTTACACCCAAGACTCCGGCTTTCTGACCAATGATCCGGTATCACATCCAGACAGCAAGGGAGTGTCCCCCGGACATCCGGAGTTGCAGTGTTTTATGACCGCGCCATTGCAAGTCCATGGAATCACGACCGGAATGATATCGGTAGCCAACCGTTACGGAGGCTATACTGAAGAAGACCTGGCCGTTCTGAAAACACTTGCCCGTGTAATCAGCGATTCCTTATCCCGCTGGCGGGCCGAGAGGGCGCTGGTAGACGGTGAGAACCGCTACCGCAACCTTTTCATGAACTCTCCAGACGCGATCTTCGTGAACCAGGAGGACAAGATTACCTTGGTTAACAACGCCTGCATACGATTGTTCGGAGCACAGCAAGCTGATGACCTGCTCGGCAGGTCCCCTTACGAACTCTACCATCCCGACTATCATGAGAAACTGCGGGAGAGAATATACAAATTACGAAAACTCCATGAATCATTGCCTCCATATGAGACAAAAATAGTTCGGCTTGATGGGGTATCGGTAGACGTGGAAATTACCTCTGACGGTTATCTTTTTGGTAATTCCAGGAATATCCATGTGATTCTTCGCAATATATCGGAAAACAAGCGGGCCGCAGAGGAATTGAAGCGCTCGAACAAAGAACTGGAAGAATTTGCCTACGCGATTTCCCATGACCTTCAGGAACCAATACGCTCGATCATTGGCTTTCTCCAGCTTTTTGATGCAAAATTTCATGACAGGGTTGATGAGCAGGGTCTGATGTATATCGATCGAACGATAGCTGCCAGCCACCGCATGAAAAAACTGATCGAGAATTTGCTGTCCCTCTCTCGAGTTTCGACCAAAGGCGGCGATTTCCTGCCGACTGAACTTAACCATGTAGTCGGTATCGTCATAGAAAATCTCCATTCGACCATCAACGAGAAGAATGCTAAAATAATATATCAGGACCTGCCGGTCCTAACCGTCGATGCAAGTCAGATCCAGCGTCTTTTTCAGAACCTTATAGCGAATGCCGTCAAATATAACACCAACCATACGCCCATGGTTGAAATCGGCTGCCGCCCTGCCGAAAACGGGTATGAGTTTTTTGTAAAAGATAACGGCATAGGCATTCAGCAAAATTATCAGGAGCGTATTTTTCTGGCATTTCAGCGATTGCACACAGATCGTGAGTACGAGGGCATAGGTATGGGACTGACTCTGTGCAAGAAAATTGTAAAACGCCACTATGGGAGGATCTGGGTGGAATCACAACCTGGAGAAGGTTCTACATTTTATTTCACACTAGCTGCGAGCCTGGGGGGGTGA
- a CDS encoding TolC family protein: MTAAFCSPAGTTVSYAEAWQQVSAKNDTLAAARANVEQAKYKRDAAKDLYFPEVGISATYLYLDDQITLSPEDILESTPAGDQLAPIIAGLATSYGLSVTELNSGLTSTIAERENLTSSIRAQWPIYTGGRIDAAQDIALGKLGEANHELEKKLEEQFDYLARSYFGVVLAKRVLDTKVYVETGLKKHRDNAILLEKKGQIARVERLQADASHVRATVDRHKAERELEIARLALTRLLKSSRPVIPSDALFINDTMPPLATFLDKTLAYYPGLGVLESKKEQATGLIAVEKGKYLPTVAVFGNYILYEKDDLATKLVPDWIVGVGLSIPLFDRSGRSGNLAAAKSMVKQIDALQLQAQSDLSVLVEKSYHQTKQAIEEYKGLESSLILAEETVELRVKAFNQGLSTSLDVVDAELFRADIKTQRAVAAYKYVVTLAKLYAISGQLDSFLLYQNRTEVR; the protein is encoded by the coding sequence ATGACAGCAGCGTTTTGCTCGCCTGCGGGCACTACAGTCAGTTATGCTGAAGCCTGGCAGCAGGTATCTGCTAAAAACGATACCCTTGCGGCTGCAAGGGCAAACGTCGAGCAGGCGAAATACAAACGTGATGCGGCAAAGGACTTGTATTTCCCGGAAGTAGGAATATCTGCGACTTATCTCTACCTTGACGACCAGATTACGCTTTCTCCTGAAGATATTCTAGAGAGTACGCCGGCCGGTGATCAGCTGGCACCGATTATTGCTGGTCTGGCCACGAGTTATGGCTTGTCAGTGACTGAATTAAACAGCGGTCTTACTTCAACCATTGCTGAACGTGAAAATCTAACCAGCTCAATTCGAGCTCAGTGGCCCATCTATACCGGAGGTCGAATTGATGCGGCCCAGGACATTGCCTTAGGGAAACTTGGCGAAGCGAATCATGAGCTGGAAAAGAAACTCGAGGAGCAGTTTGATTACCTTGCTCGTTCCTATTTTGGAGTTGTACTGGCCAAAAGAGTACTTGACACCAAGGTCTATGTTGAAACCGGGTTGAAGAAACATCGTGATAACGCGATCCTCCTGGAAAAAAAGGGGCAGATAGCCAGGGTCGAAAGATTGCAGGCGGACGCCTCCCACGTCAGGGCTACAGTTGACCGCCACAAGGCAGAGCGCGAACTGGAGATTGCCAGACTCGCCCTGACAAGATTATTGAAAAGTTCGCGGCCGGTTATTCCCTCTGATGCACTATTTATCAATGATACCATGCCTCCTCTCGCTACTTTCCTGGACAAAACCCTTGCTTACTACCCAGGTCTTGGCGTTCTTGAGTCAAAAAAAGAACAGGCCACAGGTCTGATCGCTGTGGAAAAAGGCAAATACCTGCCGACGGTGGCTGTTTTTGGAAATTACATCCTCTATGAGAAGGACGATCTGGCGACCAAGTTGGTTCCCGACTGGATCGTGGGAGTTGGCCTGAGTATTCCCCTTTTTGACAGATCAGGCCGCTCTGGAAACCTCGCGGCGGCAAAAAGCATGGTCAAGCAAATCGACGCTTTGCAGCTTCAGGCGCAAAGTGATCTTTCTGTGCTAGTGGAAAAGAGTTATCACCAGACAAAGCAGGCAATTGAGGAATATAAAGGACTTGAATCAAGCCTGATTTTAGCCGAAGAAACCGTTGAGCTCAGGGTGAAAGCATTTAACCAGGGCTTATCAACCTCTCTTGACGTGGTCGATGCCGAACTGTTTCGTGCCGATATCAAGACTCAACGTGCGGTCGCCGCTTACAAGTATGTCGTCACTTTGGCAAAACTCTACGCCATTAGTGGCCAGCTCGACAGTTTTTTACTTTATCAGAATAGGACCGAGGTACGATAA